A stretch of Arachis hypogaea cultivar Tifrunner chromosome 15, arahy.Tifrunner.gnm2.J5K5, whole genome shotgun sequence DNA encodes these proteins:
- the LOC112751406 gene encoding glycosyltransferase BC10, with amino-acid sequence MKKKVVQQKPQHRWKRKVLTLMFVGIFFGGLLFMQTRWYTHVVGLVPLNHHQFLVSQPHVQSPKIAFLFIARNRLPLEMVWDAFFRGGDSKFSIFVHSRPGFLFNQATTRSTYFLNRQVNDSTQVDWGEASMIEAERILLRHALDDPLNDRFVFLSDSCIPLYNFSYTYDYIMSTSTSFVDSFADTKEGRYNPKMHPVIPVHNWRKGSQWVVLTRKHARIVVDDETVLPMFQQYCKKKPLPEFWREQHIPADTSKLHNCIPDEHYVQTLLAQKDLEGELTRRSLTHTSWDLSSSRERERRGWHPVTYKFSDATPMLVKFIKEIDNIYYETEYRREWCSSKAKPSTCFLFARKFTRPAAIRLLNMSVLEYLN; translated from the exons ATGAAGAAGAAGGTGGTTCAGCAGAAACCTCAGCACAGATGGAAGAGGAAGGTTTTGACTTTGATGTTTGTGGGAATATTTTTTGGAGGGTTGTTGTTTATGCAGACAAGGTGGTACACTCATGTTGTTGGGTTGGTTCCATTGAATCACCATCAATTCCTTGTTTCTCAGCCTCATGTTCAGAGCCCCAAGATTGCATTTCTCTTTATTGCACGAAATAGGCTTCCTTTGGAGATGGTTTGGGATGCATTCTTTCGG GGGGGTGATAGCAAATTCTCTATTTTTGTCCACTCGAGGCCGGGGTTTCTGTTCAACCAGGCAACAACTAGATCTACATATTTTTTGAATCGTCAAGTCAATGATAGCACACAG GTAGACTGGGGAGAAGCAAGCATGATAGAGGCCGAGCGCATTTTGCTTAGACATGCACTTGATGATCCTCTAAATGACCGTTTTGTTTTTCTCTCAGATAG CTGTATACCTTTGTACAACTTCAGCTACACTTATGATTACATCATGTCAACATCAACTAGTTTTGTCGACAG CTTTGCCGACACAAAAGAAGGCCGTTACAATCCAAAAATGCATCCTGTTATCCCAGTTCATAACTGGAGGAAAGGATCTCAG TGGGTTGTTCTGACAAGAAAGCATGCTAGGATTGTAGTGGATGATGAAACGGTCTTGCCAATGTTTCAACAGTACTGCAAG AAAAAGCCACTACCAGAATTTTGGAGGGAACAACACATT CCTGCTGACACATCAAAGTTGCATAACTGCATACCAGATGAACACTATGTCCAGACATTATTGGCT CAAAAAGACCTAGAAGGAGAATTGACAAGGAGATCACTGACACATACTTCCTGGGATCTTTCGAGCTCCAGGGAACGTGAACGCCGAGGATGGCATCCGGTGACTTACAAGTTCTCGGATGCTACACCCATGCTTGTAAAATTTATAAAG gAAATAGATAATATTTATTATGAGACTGAATACCGAAGAGAATGGTGCAGCAGCAAAGCTAAACCATCCACTTGCTTCCTTTTCGCGAGGAAATTTACCCGGCCGGCCGCGATACGGCTGCTTAACATG TCTGTTCTGGAATACTTAAATTAA